The genomic interval CTTTGATAATATATTACTTTCATCGAGCAATATCACACTTAGTAAATTTCCTGTCCGTTTCTTATCTTTTTTCATAGCAGATATTACAATATCTGTATTTAAATATTCTTTTTTTACATCAACTAACAAAGCAGTACTTATTAGGTCGAGTAATTCATTAAATCTTTCTCTGCTTAATTTATTTCTACTGAGGGAAATAATATTCGCAAGTATCATTCCTATCAAAACGGCTTGCCCGTGTGGAATAAAAAAATTTGAAGAAGATTCCAAAGCATGTCCAAAACAGTGCCCAAAGTTTAATAAATTTCTGCGTCCTGAATCAAATTCATCATCCTTGATATATGACCATTTAATTTTTAATGAGTTAATTACAAAATCTATTAAAATAGTATCATTTCGTTTTAAAATCTCATTGATTTGACTTCTTATTTTATCTTCGTACTCCATCCCACCCATAATGTGTAATTTAACAACTTCACCCAATCCACTATAAAAATCTAGATCTTTTAATGTTTTTAAGAAGCAAGTTGAGATATGTATTTCATCTGGTGGATAAAAAGTACCTATTAAATTCTTATAGTTACTATAGTTTAGAGATGTTTTACTTCCCATACAACTATCCGATTGAGCAAGTAATGTTGTTGGAATAAATATCCATTTTATTCCTCGATAGATAGTTGATGCAAAAAATCCCGTTATATCTTGCAAAATACCACCACCAATGGAGACAATCGTAAGATTTTTTTTTGCTGCATAGTTAATAACAAAATCATATAACTGTAATACTGAATCCAAATTTTTAAGATTTTCATCAGACTCGAATAATATAAAATTGTCATTGCTCTTTATTGGGTATTTTCCCTCGAAATATAATTTGTAAACTATTCTATCAATTACAACAATACTGTTTTGCAATTTTACAAAATCGTGTATGAAATTTATTTCAGTATGGAAATAAATTTTATAATTTTTTATTCTTGAGTTAACCTCTATAAACATGTATAACCTCCATCTATAAATATTACTTGCCCAGTTATATAAGTGTTTTTGGGAGAAGATAGGAAATAAACCAACTCAGATATTTCGTTCGGTTCGGCTAGTCGTCCTAAAGGAATAAGCTTTTTTATTCGTCGTAACTGTTCTTTTGTATTATTTGCTTTAGTCAATTCTGTGTCAACATAACCTGGGGCAACAGAATTAATAAGTATTGGAATTCTGGCGAATTCAATTGCTAATGAACGAGTCAAGGCATTTAATCCAGCTTTGCTGACAGAATAAATAGATCGTCCCTCCTTGGAAACAGTACCCCAAATAGAACTAATGTTCACAATCCTTGGATAGTTGCTCTGTTGGAGTAATGGTAAAAGGTTTCTTGTCAATTTTATAATAGAAATGAGATTTACATTTAATATAGATGCAATTTGAACATCCGTAAGATTTTCGAATTTATCAATTTCATTAATACCAGCATTATTAATTAATATATCTATTTGCGTATTAAATCTACTAGTAAATTCTTCTATAGAATCATAATTATTAAGGTCCAATTCCTTTCTAGTAGGATTAAAAACCTCTATCGATTCTTTTTCAAATCTCTTTATAATAGCTTTACCAATACCTCTACTACCTCCGGTAACCAACGCCCTCATAATAGTCCTATTCAAAAATTGTTGAAATTATCATATTTTGTAGTAGTTCATCGCGTGATAAAAAGGGAGCTAAATCTTCTAGTGGTCTCGACACCAATTGACCATCCTTTTTTCTAAAAGAAGATTGTTTTGGGGCAAATTGTTGTTTAAGATCAAGAAATATTTCTAATAAGGTTGGTTTATTATCTCTTAGGCTTTCTTGTATCATCTCTGGTAGGTGACTATGCATTTCACATTTTAAGTACCGTATTTCAAAAGCTTTACAAACTTTTTGAAACTTTGGAAATCCTAAACCACTTT from Elusimicrobiota bacterium carries:
- a CDS encoding AroB-related putative sugar phosphate phospholyase (cyclizing), which codes for MFIEVNSRIKNYKIYFHTEINFIHDFVKLQNSIVVIDRIVYKLYFEGKYPIKSNDNFILFESDENLKNLDSVLQLYDFVINYAAKKNLTIVSIGGGILQDITGFFASTIYRGIKWIFIPTTLLAQSDSCMGSKTSLNYSNYKNLIGTFYPPDEIHISTCFLKTLKDLDFYSGLGEVVKLHIMGGMEYEDKIRSQINEILKRNDTILIDFVINSLKIKWSYIKDDEFDSGRRNLLNFGHCFGHALESSSNFFIPHGQAVLIGMILANIISLSRNKLSRERFNELLDLISTALLVDVKKEYLNTDIVISAMKKDKKRTGNLLSVILLDESNILSKVDDVSDEEAEYSLSSLSKFIKGVK
- a CDS encoding SDR family oxidoreductase, with the protein product MRALVTGGSRGIGKAIIKRFEKESIEVFNPTRKELDLNNYDSIEEFTSRFNTQIDILINNAGINEIDKFENLTDVQIASILNVNLISIIKLTRNLLPLLQQSNYPRIVNISSIWGTVSKEGRSIYSVSKAGLNALTRSLAIEFARIPILINSVAPGYVDTELTKANNTKEQLRRIKKLIPLGRLAEPNEISELVYFLSSPKNTYITGQVIFIDGGYTCL